GCAGCGGCCAGAAGCGCCCGGGGCGGGTCGCCACCACGGCCAGCCCGGCGATCAGCAGGCCCACCATCAGCGCGTCGTTGTGCGCGCCGGAGACCAGGTGCACGCCGACCAGCGGGGAGGCCAGCGCCAGCCAGAGCGCCCGTCCGACCGGCACCCCGCAGCGGCGGGCCAGCACCGGCAGGCAGGCGGCGGTGAGCGCGACGCCCGCCACCGCGACCAGCCGGAACAGCGCCATGCTGGCGTACAGGGAGCCGGTGGCGCCGACGATCGCGCCGGAGATCATCACGAACAGCGGCCCGTACGGCGCGGGGGTGTCCCGCCAGATGTACGAGATGGTGTCCAGCCAGGGGCAGGGCAGCGCGGAGACGCCCTGCTCGTACGGGTTGATCCCGGCCGCGTAGCTCGCGCCCTGGCAGCTGTACGCGTACACGTCCCGGCTGCCCAGCGGCGGCGCGACCAGCAGCGGGAGCAGCCAGAGCCCGGCGGTGACCAGCGCCCACCGGGCCGACGGCACCCGCTCGCGCAGCGACCACCACGCCCCTGCCATCAACCCGGTCCCGACCAGCCAGCTCGCGATGATCAGCGGACCGTGCGGGCCCTGCCAGATGCTGACGGGGGTGGGGCGCAGCTCGCCGTCGGGCAACGCGCCGCCGAGGTACGCGGCGACGGCGAGCAGGACGGAACCGGCCAGTCCGGTCCAGCGCGAGAGGTGGTGAGGCACGTCGGACATGCTGCCAGTACGGTGGTCGCGGACCGGAGGTGGGCATGCGCGGCAGCAGGGTGGTGGGGCTCTCCGCCGGCTGCGCCGCCGTGCTGGCCGGGGTGTGGCTGGCCCTGCCCCGGATGGGCTCCGACCTGTCCGCGCAGGTGGCCCGGGCGGACTTCTTCGCCGCCCACGGCGACGCCCTGGTGGACCTGCGCTGGTACGGCGGGATCCACCCGCTCGGCTACAGCCTGGTGTCGCCGCCGCTGATGGCCACGCTCGGCGTCCGGGTGACCGGCGCGCTCGCCCTGCTCGGGGCGGCCGTCGCGTTCGCCGCGCTGCTGGTGCGCACCGGGGTGCCCCGGCCCCTGCTCGGCAGCCTGGTCGGGGTGCTCACCATCGCCGGCAACCTGGTCTCCGGCCGGGTGACGTACGCCCTCGGGGTGGCCTTCGGCCTGGCCGCGCTGCTCGCGCTGACCCTGCCCACGTCCGCCCCGCCGACCCGCCGGGGTGATCCGGACGACCCTGCCGGTCCGGGCGATCCCGCCGGTCCGGACGGCGCGGACCGCCCTCGCGGCCTGAGCGACCCCGCCGGTCCGGGGAGCCAGGACGGCCGGTCCTCCGCGTCGCCGGTCGCCCAGCGCGGGCCCCGGTGGGCGCTGCGGTCGGTCCTGGTGGTGGCGGGGGCGCTGGCGGCCTCGGCGGCCAGCCCGGTGGCCGGCCTCTTCGTCGGCCTGGCCGGCGCGGCGCTGCTGCTCACCCGCCGGTACGCCGACGGTCTGCTGCTCGGCGTCGCCGCCGCGCTGCCGCTCGGGGTGACCGGGCTGCTCTTCGGCGAGGGTGGCTGGATGAACATCAGCCGCACCGACACCGTCCGGGCGGTGCTGACCAGTCTGCTGGTCGCGGCGCTGGTGGCGTACCGGCCGGTGCGGGTGGGCGCGGTGCTGTCGGCGGCCGGGGTGCTGGTGGCGGCGCTGGTGCACACCCCGGTCGGGCTGAACGCGACCCGGCTGGTGGTGATGTTCGCGCTGCCGCTGCTGGCCGCCGCCGCCCGCCCGCCCCGCCGGCTGGCCGACCGGCTGCCGGCGAACCTCGGCGGTGGCACGGTCGGAGCGAGGGCCGGCAACACGCCGGACCGAACGGAATCCGACGGCGGCGTTGCGCGGGGAGCGGTGGCCGGGCGGGGGCGCCGAAGCCGGGTGGTCGGGGCGGTGACGCTGACCGGCCTGCTGGTGGCGGTCGCCTGGTGGCAGCCGCCGGTGGTCGCGGCCGACCTGCGGGGCATCGGCGACCCGACCACCGAGCGGGCCTTCTTCGACCCGCTCCGCGACGAGCTGGACCGGCGCGGGCTCACCGGCCGGGTGGAGGTGCCGCCGACCCGGGACTACTGGGAGGCGGCCCACCTCGGCGGGACGCCGCTGGCCCGGGGCTGGCTGCGGCAGGCCGACATCGCCCGCAACCCGCTCTTCTTCACCACCGTGCCCGGGGCGGCCGGCACCGGGGTGCCGCTGACCGCCGACAGCTACCGGGCCTGGCTGGACGAGAACGCCGTGCAGTACGTCGCCGTCCCGGACGCGCCGCTGTCCTGGGTGGGCCGGGCCGAGGCGGAACTGGTCGCCGGCGGGCTGCCGTACCTCACCGAGGTCTGGGCGGACGACCGGTGGCGGCTGTACGCGGTGGCCGACCCGCCGCCCCTGGTCGCCGCCCCCGGGGAGCTGCTGCGCCAGGACGGCGCCTCGGTGACGTTCCGGACCGCCGGTCCCGGCACCGTGCCGGTACGGGTACGGCACAGCCGCTGGCTGACCGCCTCCGGCGGCGCGACGGTCACCGCCGACGGGGACTGGACGACGGTCAGCGTCCCGCGCGCCGGCACGTACACCCTCGGGAGCTGACGGGCTGTCCGCCCCCGACCGGCCGGCGAGCCGACCCGACCGGGCGCGTGCCGACCGGTGCGACGGCGTGCCGACCGGCGGCGGCTCAGGCGGGGTCGGGGCGGGTCGGGGACGGCCGGGCCCGGACGTGCAGCCGCTCCCCCTGCGGCCCGAAGAGGCTCAGGATCTCCAGCGGGGTGTCGAACGGGTTGCCGAACCAGTGCGGCGTGCGGGTGTCGAACTCGGCGACCTCCCCCGCCTCCAGGGTCAGGTCGTGCCGGCCGAGCAGCAGCCGGCACCGGCCGGAGAGCACGTACAGCCACTCGTGGCCCTCGTGCACCTGCTGCTCGGGATTGCCGGCCCGGGCCCCCGGCGGATAGATCATCTTGTACGCCTGGACGCCGCCGGGGCGGCGGGTCAGCGGCAGGATGGTCACCTCGCCCCGCCGGACCGGCCGGGGATGCACCCTCGGGTCGCCGGTCTCCGGCGCGCCCACCAGGTCGTCCAGCGGCACCCGGTGGAACCGGGCCAACGCGAGCAGCAGCTCCAGGGTCGGCCGGCGGCCACCGGACTCCAGCCGGGACAGCGTGCTGACCGAGATCCCGGTGGCCGCCGAGAGCTGGGCCAGGGTCACCCCGCGCTGCTGGCGCAGCGCCCGCAGGCGCGGCCCGACCGAGGTCAGGGTCTCCTCGTCGCCGGGAGCCGAATCGTTTGCCATTCCCGCAACGATAGTTGTCATCTCGGCCGGTCCGCGCGGACCATCCGGAACGTCGGCGGGACGGGCCCGCCGGTGAGGAGACGGGGACGATGACGCACGACTCGACGTACGACGTGGTGGTGGTCGGTGGCGGCGCGGCCGGGCTCAGCGGGGCCCTGGCGTTGGGGCGCTTCCGCCGCTCGGTGCTGGTGGTGGACGGCGGCGCGCCGCGCAACGCCCCGGCCGGCCAGGTGCACAACTTCCTCACCAACGAGGGTGTGCCCCCGGCCGAGCTGTACGCGACGGCCCGCGCGGAGGTCGCCCGGTACGGCGTCGAGGTGGTCGACGGCACGGTGCTGGCGGCACGTCGGCGGGACGACCCGGACGGGCTTCGGTTCGACGTGGAGCTGGCCGACGGGCGGCGGGTCCGGGCCCGGCGGCTGCTGGTCACCACCGGGCTGGTCGACGAGCTGCCCGACGTGGCGGGGCTCGCCGAGCGGTGGGGTCGCGACGTCCTGCACTGCCCGTACTGCCACGGGTGGGAGGTCCGGGACCAGGCCGTCGGCGTGCTCGCCACCGGACCGACCGCCGTCCACCAGGCGCTGCTGTTCCGTCAGCTCACCGACGACGTGGTGCTGTTCGCGCACACCGCGCCACCGCTGTCGGCGGAGCAGGCGGAGCAGCTCGCCGCCCGGGGCGTACGGGTCGTCGAGGGCGTGGTGGCGGCGGTGGAGGTCACCGGTGACCGGCTCAGCGGCGTCCGACTGGCCTCCGGCGAGGTGGTCGCCCGGCAGGCGGTGGCGGTGGCGCCCCGGTTCCGGGCCCGGGCCGACCTGCTCGCCGGCCTCGGGCTGGGCACCGACGACTTCGTGCTGGCCGGCCAGGTGGTCGGCGCGCACGTGCCGGCCGACCCGACCGGGGCCACGTCGGTTCCCGGGGTGTGGGTGGCCGGCAACGTGACCGACCTGGGGGCCACCGTGGTGGTGGCCGCGGCCGGCGGCATGAAGGCCGGCGCGGCGGTCAACGCCGACCTGGTCGCCGAGGACACCGACCGGGCGGTCGCCGCCCGGCGCGCGGCGCGGGAGGTGAGGACGCCGGGGGCGGCCGGCACCGCCCAGTCGGACGCGGTCGCGGCGCACCCGGCGGTGACCGTGGTGGCGTCGGACGCTGACGCGGTCGACGAGGAGACCGCCCGGCACTGGGACGAGCTGTACGCCGCCCGGGAGCGGTACTGGAGCGGGCGGGCCAATCCGCACCTGGTCACGGTGGCCGGCGCGCTGCCGCCGGGCACCGTGCTGGACCTCGGCTGCGGCGAGGGCGGCGACGCGATCTGGCTGGCCCGGCAGGGCTGGCGGGTGACCGCGGTCGACGTCTCCCGTACCGCGCTGGAGCGGGCGGCGGCCGAGGCGTCCGCCGCCGGGGTGGCCGAGCGGATCGACTTCCGCCGGCACGACCTGACCCGCAGCTTCCCGGACGGGCGGTTCGACCTGGTCTCGGCGCAGTTCCTCCAGTCACCGATCGAGTTCCCCCGCGACGAGGTGCTGCGGGCGGCGGCCCGGGCGGTCGCCCCCGGCGGCCGGCTGCTGATCGTCGAGCACGGCGAGATGCCGCCGTGGGCCCGCGCGCACCACCCGGAGGCGCGCTTCCCCACCCCGCAGGAGACCCTGGCCGCGCTGGCGCTGGATCCGGACGCCTGGCACACCGAGCGGGTGGAGACGCTGCACCGGGAGGGCACCGGTCCGCACGGCGAGACCGGGCACCTGGTCGACAACCTCGTGCTGGTGCGCCGCCGCTGACGACGACGCGGGTCAGCTCTCCATGACCCGCTGCATGGCCGCCCGGGACCGCCGGCCGGTGCGCAGGTACTCGTCGAGGAACTCGCCCGGGTCGTCGTGGCCGAGCAGCCGGACCACGCCGGCCAGCTCCACCCCGTGCCGGGGCAGCTGGTCGCCGGCCCGGCCGCGTACCAGCATCAGCGCGTTGCGGACCTGCGCGGCCAGGGTCCAGCCGGCGGCCATCTCCGCGGCGTCGGTCGGGTCGACCAGGCCGGCGTCGCGGGCCGCCGCGAGCGCGTCGAGGGTACGCGTGCCGCGCAGCGCCGGGTGCGCCCCGGCATGGCGGAGCTGGAGCAGCTGCACCGCCCACTCGACGTCGGCCAGGCCACCACGCCCCAGCTT
This genomic interval from Micromonospora coxensis contains the following:
- a CDS encoding helix-turn-helix domain-containing protein encodes the protein MANDSAPGDEETLTSVGPRLRALRQQRGVTLAQLSAATGISVSTLSRLESGGRRPTLELLLALARFHRVPLDDLVGAPETGDPRVHPRPVRRGEVTILPLTRRPGGVQAYKMIYPPGARAGNPEQQVHEGHEWLYVLSGRCRLLLGRHDLTLEAGEVAEFDTRTPHWFGNPFDTPLEILSLFGPQGERLHVRARPSPTRPDPA
- a CDS encoding class I SAM-dependent methyltransferase, producing the protein MASDADAVDEETARHWDELYAARERYWSGRANPHLVTVAGALPPGTVLDLGCGEGGDAIWLARQGWRVTAVDVSRTALERAAAEASAAGVAERIDFRRHDLTRSFPDGRFDLVSAQFLQSPIEFPRDEVLRAAARAVAPGGRLLIVEHGEMPPWARAHHPEARFPTPQETLAALALDPDAWHTERVETLHREGTGPHGETGHLVDNLVLVRRR
- the mptB gene encoding polyprenol phosphomannose-dependent alpha 1,6 mannosyltransferase MptB, which gives rise to MPHHLSRWTGLAGSVLLAVAAYLGGALPDGELRPTPVSIWQGPHGPLIIASWLVGTGLMAGAWWSLRERVPSARWALVTAGLWLLPLLVAPPLGSRDVYAYSCQGASYAAGINPYEQGVSALPCPWLDTISYIWRDTPAPYGPLFVMISGAIVGATGSLYASMALFRLVAVAGVALTAACLPVLARRCGVPVGRALWLALASPLVGVHLVSGAHNDALMVGLLIAGLAVVATRPGRFWPLLAGGVLLGLAGGVKVTALVVVPFAALAAMSGPYSIKRLLRDGGPVAGGALAAVVGATLAAGLDFGWIAGLEQGGLVIAWTSPPTAVGQTVGYVAALFGADVDALPVTRAIGVLVLAVLLVWLWWRARTRDPLWHAGLALAATVALAPLFHPWYWVWPLTVLAATAHRIGWFGLVALVSSFLVLADGTGLARYTKMPGAPLMTLLVIVVAVRLVRSARAARRPAPAD